The DNA region CGTGGGATGGTTTCCGCATAAGCGTGTTGCAGTCGCGTTGGCATACACGCAATTGCAATCAATAGCCGGTGCTGATGGTCAAGATGGCATCTATGGTTCACTTCAGGTTACGTTTTAAGGAGATTCACAATGATTCGAGCATACTTGCTTGGCTTCATTATCATGTTGGCGTTGCCGGCGAACGCGACCGAACGAACGTTATATGACGAGCTTGGTCAGCAGCAGGGTATAAGCCAGCTCATGGAAGCCTTTATTCTCGAAATTGCTGAAGATGAGCGTGTTATTCATCACTTTGAAAATGTCGATATCGACCGTTTTCACCGCATGCTGTCGGAGCATATTTGTGATCTCTCTGGTGGCCCTTGCGATTATTCTGGCGAATCGATGGTGACGGTGCATACCGGAATGGATATTTCGCGTGCTGAATTTAATGCGATTGTCGAGCACTTGATGACCGCCATGGATCAGCAAAAGCTGCCGGTTAGTACACAAAACCGATTACTTGCTATACTCGCTTCATTCCATAAGGAAGTGATTCACCAATAACGAGAGCAGGTTTTCCCCGCCATGATAAAAATAAAAATACCGCACACCTTAGTGCTGATGTTGTACATGATGATTGCAGCATTGATTCTTACCTGGGTTATTCCAGCTGGCGAATTTCAACGTACGGTTAATGATATTGGACAAACCGTTGTTCAGCCAGGCACTTACAGTGTTCTTGAAAAACAACCATTGCTGAGTCCGTTGACGTTACTTACGGTTATTCCGCAAGCGTTAGGCGATGCCCAGGCGGTTATCTTCTTTGTGCTATTAATTGGTGGCGTCATGGGTATTTTGCGCGCTACCGGTATGTTAG from Pseudidiomarina andamanensis includes:
- a CDS encoding group I truncated hemoglobin — encoded protein: MIRAYLLGFIIMLALPANATERTLYDELGQQQGISQLMEAFILEIAEDERVIHHFENVDIDRFHRMLSEHICDLSGGPCDYSGESMVTVHTGMDISRAEFNAIVEHLMTAMDQQKLPVSTQNRLLAILASFHKEVIHQ